The nucleotide window CCATCGACGGCTGGCTCCGGGTGACCACCCGGGATGTCACAGTGGGGGCGGTGACGATCCCCGCCGGGGCGCGTTGCCTGCTGTTGATCGGAGCGGCGAACCGGGACCCCGCGGCGTTCCATGACCCGGACCGGTTCGACCCACACCGGGCCGATGTGGGCAATCACCTGTCGTTCGGGCACGGTCCGCATTTCTGCATCGGTGCGGGGTTGGCGCGACTTGAGGCCGGGATCGCCCTCAGCCGGCTCGCCGAAACCATTCCCGACCTACGGTTGTCACCGGAGCAGCATCGCTCGTACAAACCCAATGTCGCGTTTCGTGCGCACCGCACACTGCTCGCGATAATCGATATCCCGACGCCCGCGGACGCGCCGGTGGCACGGGGTGGGGTGGCGGCCGAAGTGCACGCCGCCTGAGTGGGCGCGAGCCCCAGCGGTGCTGACCTGCGGACGGGTCGAGGGTGGGCGGGGCGGTGTTGCCCGCTCCACCGGGCGCACCTCGGTGCCGGCAACGGGCCCGGCGCGCACCTTTCGCGCTTTGCCCGACGATTCATACCGGTGAACGTCTTCACACCCATCGCGTGTTGGGTTAAGAATTGCCCTCTGTGAATGTCCTGCTCATCGGCCAATCTCGATCCGGTGTCCGCCGCCGAATGTCCGTTCCACGAAGGTGAGCGCATGGAGCACACGTCCCCGTCGAGCTCGGCTCCCTCCGCGGCCAGTCAGCGGTTCCGATGGGAGTTGCGCAACTGTCGCGTCCAACGGGGCCTGACCCAACGGGCCCTGGCGGATCTGGTGCGGTTCAGCCGGGAGACGGTGGCGGCGGTCGAGTCGGGTCGCCGGTTCGGCAGTCACGAGTTCGCGTTGCGCTGCGACGACGTGCTCGGCACCGACGGCCGACTGGCCGCCCTGTGGCCGCAGGTCGCGGCCGAGCAGTTGGCGGCCGACGGTCGCCGGGGCCCGCGCGCTCCGGAACCGGCTCGGCTGGATCGGCGGGTGCCGCGTCAGCGTGGGCGGCGTGACGCGCGCGACCCGGGCGCCGTCGTGGACGCGATCGACGAGCTGCGTGAACTGATCGGCCAGGTGCTCAACGGCCAGCCCGAGACGGATGATCCGGAGCGGCGGCACCCGCCGGCCGAACCCCTCGACAATCAGCGCTGACCCGACCGATCCGGCACGACCTCGCGGCGTCACCGGTCGCTGACGTTGGGTACAGATGCTGGTACGGGCAGTTTGTACCACGGCCAGGTCTGGTCTACGAGCGCGGCGTCCGGCCGAATG belongs to Micromonospora ureilytica and includes:
- a CDS encoding helix-turn-helix transcriptional regulator — encoded protein: MEHTSPSSSAPSAASQRFRWELRNCRVQRGLTQRALADLVRFSRETVAAVESGRRFGSHEFALRCDDVLGTDGRLAALWPQVAAEQLAADGRRGPRAPEPARLDRRVPRQRGRRDARDPGAVVDAIDELRELIGQVLNGQPETDDPERRHPPAEPLDNQR